A section of the Pochonia chlamydosporia 170 chromosome 2, whole genome shotgun sequence genome encodes:
- a CDS encoding glutamate carboxypeptidase (similar to Neosartorya fischeri NRRL 181 XP_001263900.1): protein MAPQLDSYFKQVDDSANHFIERLRKAVAIPSISAEDARRPDVVRMGEWLGNELKSLGAEVELRPLGKQPHKEHLDLPPVVLARYGNDKNKRTILVYGHYDVQPAEKSDGWATEPFDLTVDDKGRMFGRGSTDDKGPVLGWLNAIEAHQKAGIDFPVNLLMCFEGMEEYGSEGLEEFIQAEAKKYFADTDAVCISDNYWLGTEKPCLTYGLRGCNYYSLEVSGPGADLHSGVFGGTAQEPMTDLVRLLGSLVDTHGKIQIPGIMEQVAPVTKDEESLYDGISFTMDNIFESLGSKTTIHDDKKNTLMARWRYPSLSVHGVEGAFSSPGAKTVIPAKVVGKFSIRTVPNMDIDTTNNCVYKYVEEQFAKLNSKNTMKVYAQHTGKWWAASPKHWNFSAAAKATERVWGVQPDFTREGGSIPVTLTFEEATGKNVLLLPMGSSTDGAHSINEKLDKRNYIEGIKLLGAYLHYVAEEPQS from the exons ATGGCTCCTCAACTCGACAGCTATTTCAAGCAGGTGGACGATTCCGCCAACCACTTCATTGAGCGTCTTCGCAAGGCTGTTGCCATTCCCTCCATCTCCGCGGAGGATGCTCGCCGTCCTGATGTTGTTCGCATGGGAGAGTGGCTGGGTAACGAGCTGAAGAGCTTGGGAGCCGAGGTCGAGCTTCGACCTCTTGGCAAGCAGCCTCATAAGGAACACCTTGATCTCCCTCCCGTTGTCCTCGCCCGTTACGGaaacgacaagaacaagcGAACGATCCTAGTATATGGCCACTACGATGTGCAACCCGCTGAGAAGAGCGATGGCTGGGCTACTGAACCCTTCGACCTCACTGTTGACGACAAGGGTCGCATGTTTGGTCGAGGTTCAACCGACGACAAAGGCCCTGTTCTCGGCTGGCTCAACGCTATCGAAGCTCACCAGAAGGCTGGGATTGACTTCCCTGTCAATCTGTTGATGTGCTTCGAGGGTATGGAGGAGTACGGTTCAGAGGGTTTGGAGGAGTTCATTCAGGCCGAAGCTAAGAAGTATTTTGCTGATACCGATGCTGTCTGTATCTCCGACAACTACTGGCTCGGTACTGAGAAGCCCTGCCTGACCTACGGTTTGCGAGGCTGCAACTACTACTCCCTCGAGGTCTCCGGCCCCGGTGCTGATCTTCACAGCGGTGTCTTTGGTGGCACTGCTCAGGAGCCCATGACTGATCTCGTTCGCCTTTTGGGTTCGCTGGTTGACACCCACGGCAAGATCCAGATCCCTGGAATCATGGAGCAGGTTGCGCCTGTTACCAAGGACGAGGAGAGCCTTTACGATGGCATCTCCTTCACCATGGACAACATCTTCGAGTCATTGGGTAGCAAGACCACTATCCacgatgacaagaagaacacTCTGATGGCCCGCTGGAGATACCCCTCTCTGTCTGTCCACGGTGTTGAAGGCGCTTTCTCTAGCCCTGGCGCCAAGACTGTCATTCCCGCCAAGGTTGTTGGCAAGTTCTCTATCCGAACTGTCCccaacatggacattgacaccaccaacaactgCGTCTACAAGTATGTCGAGGAGCAGTTTGCCAAGCTGAACAGCAAGAACACCATGAAGGTGTATGCGCAGCACACCGGCAAGTGGTGGGCAGCCTCTCCCAAGCACTGGAACTTCTcagctgctgccaaggctacTGAGCGCGTCTGGGGTGTCCAGCCTGACTTCACCCGCGAGGGTGGAAG TATCCCCGTTACCCTGACCTTTGAGGAGGCTACTGGCAAGAACGTCCTTCTGCTACCCATGGGCAGCTCAACCGATGGTGCTCACTCAATcaacgagaagctggacAAGCGCAACTATATCGAGGGTATCAAGCTACTTGGCGCCTACTTGCACTACGTTGCGGAGGAGCCCCAGTCGTAG
- a CDS encoding DWNN domain-containing protein, translating to MASSVFFKFKSQKEPTRVEFDGTGISVFELKREIINKSGLGDGTDFDLFIYTDDNSEEYDDDTTIIPRSTTVIARRQPALKPGAGRAARYVSGKMPVSAKNAGRKEQSSKASSSKPSATAINEMNNAMTEEEKMAAMFAAQTEQWSAQQEEMSHQAPVFKPGAKRPTNVPDHDPPQGYICYRCGNKGHWIQLCPTNDDPDFDNRPRVKRTTGIPRSFLQKVDKSVVLAQTDGDESKRPSGIMVNAEGDFVIAEPDKASWEQYQAKAKSSSANKEAQAEDKEVQERGLQCSIDKKMFIEPMKTPCCKKTFCNDCITNALIESDFVCPACQTEGVLIDDLQPDDEASKKIQEYIKEKETAKTPPPQSPKVEAPEVEKPTEEVEAKVEEVDNKEEGKSLEDGHESKATPKSPTPQNATVKSPANTSESETQVVPTSSEQPAADESNPQEVNSKKRPADDFLENPKIPKGPRAMQSQQNNMNPMNNMMGGMPNMPNMGMPNMMFNGMPMMPPNMMGMPGMNMNMGMPNMMGMPMMGMPNFGNMNGGFGMNGGWDMSGMNGMNGMGGMNGMQGMGGNMGNMNGMNGFQNGGNFGQQNNQADEDAYFRKPVNPHRHQNKQRRVRPSDYREL from the exons ATGGCATCATCAGTGTTTTTCAAGTTTAAGTCTCAAAAGGAGCCCACCAGGGTGGAATTTGACGGAACAGGTATCTCAGTTTTTGAACTGAAGCGTGAAATTATCAACAAGAGCGGCTTGGGTGATGGAACAGATTTCGATCTCTTCATATACACAGATGACAACAGTGAAG AATACGACGATGACACCACAATTATTCCCAGATCAACTACTGTCATCGCCCGGCGACAGCCTGCTCTCAAACCTGGAGCTGGCAGAGCGGCAAGATATGTCTCTGGCAAAATGCCAGTGTCTGCAAAGAATGCCGGCCGAAAGGAGCAGTCATCCAAAGCCTCATCATCCAAACCCAGTGCCACTGCCATCAATGAGATGAACAATGCGATgacagaggaggagaagatggcagcTATGTTTGCAGCTCAGACAGAGCAGTGGTCTGCCCAACAAGAGGAGATGTCACA CCAAGCTCCTGTTTTCAAGCCTGGTGCCAAACGGCCAACAAATGTCCCGGATCACGACCCTCCTCAGGGCTATATCTGCTATAGATGTGGCAACAAGGGCCATTGGATCCAACTTTGCCCAACAAATGATGACCCTGATTTTGACAACCGGCCCCGTGTGAAGAGAACCACTGGTATCCCACGATCTTTTCTTCAAAAAGTTGACAAGTCGGTGGTGCTAGCCCAAacagatggtgatgaatccAAACGACCATCTGGGATCATGGTGAATGCCGAGGGAGATTTTGTCATTGCAGAGCCGGACAAAGCATCATGGGAACAATATCAGGCCAAAGCCAAGTCGTCATCGGCTAAtaaagaagctcaagctgaAGATAAAGAAGTGCAGGAAAGGGGTCTCCAATGTTCCATTGACAAGAAAATGTTCATAGAACCAATGAAGACGCCTTGCTGTAAGAAGACGTTTTGTAATGATTGCATAACAAATGCTCTCATCGAAAGCGACTTCGTCTGCCCTGCTTGTCAAACCGAAGGTGTGCTAATTGATGATCTTCAGCCTGATGATGAAGCTTCAAAGAAGATACAGGAATAtatcaaggagaaggagaccGCCAAGACTCCCCCTCCGCAATCTCCAAAGGTTGAGGCTCccgaggttgagaagccaACAGAGGAGGTTGAAGCCAAGGTCGAGGAAGTGGACAACAAGGAAGAGGGAAAGTCATTAGAGGACGGACACGAGTCGAAAGCAACACCGAAGTCTCCAACCCCTCAGAATGCTACAGTCAAATCTCCAGCAAACACGTCAGAGAGCGAAACGCAGGTTGTTCCCACATCTAGTGAACAGCCGGCTGCGGATGAATCAAACCCCCAAGAGGTCAATTCGAAGAAACGGCCAGCAGATGATTTCCTCGAAAACCCAAAGATCCCCAAAGGGCCGAGAGCTATGCAGAGCCAGCAAAATAACATGAATCCCATGAACAACATGATGGGCGGCATGCCCAATATGCCAAATATGGGGATGCCTAACATGATGTTCAACGGCATGCCGATGATGCCCCCAAACATGATGGGAATGCCTGGCATGAATATGAATATGGGGATGCCAAACATGATGGGTATGCCCATGATGGGCATGCCCAATTTTGGGAACATGAACGGAGGGTTTGGGATGAATGGCGGATGGGATATGAGCGGCATGAACGGAATGAACGGCATGGGCGGTATGAACGGCATGCAAGGAATGGGCGGAAATATGGGAAACATGAATGGCATGAATGGTTTCCAGAATGGCGGGAACTTTGGTCAACAGAACAACCAGGCGGATGAAGACGCCTATTTCCGAAAACCAGTCAACCCCCACCGACATCAAAACAAGCAACGACGGGTCAGACCCAGTGATTACCGTGAATTATAA